One segment of Armatimonadota bacterium DNA contains the following:
- a CDS encoding sugar phosphate isomerase/epimerase has product MFPLGANSVLFGGFDLETAMAHIAACGYDGIELSAIKGMCEHLNLDSWRVDVPRIRDLAQEHGLRLLAIEEAALDEARLTTCFEAAAALGIPLVNIGPGGKSDVEEDFRLRIELMAKMARLAADHGVILCAKAHVKQSIYSTPTTLRAMAEIDSPGFGIDMDPSHIYRAGEDPVEALRQVVTRIRHVHIRDCPDRGPKPGAPELQACGRGEIDLAGYVKVLVDARYTGPVDLEIIGAGEYELARCAIIAAESRGYLNACFRACGPRRV; this is encoded by the coding sequence ATGTTTCCCCTGGGTGCGAACTCAGTTCTCTTCGGCGGTTTCGACTTGGAGACCGCGATGGCGCACATCGCCGCGTGCGGCTACGACGGCATCGAGCTGTCGGCAATTAAGGGCATGTGCGAGCACCTTAACCTCGATTCCTGGCGCGTGGACGTTCCGCGCATCCGGGACCTCGCGCAGGAACACGGCCTCAGGCTGCTGGCGATCGAGGAGGCGGCGCTCGACGAGGCCCGCTTGACCACGTGTTTCGAGGCCGCGGCCGCCCTCGGCATCCCGCTGGTCAACATCGGCCCCGGCGGCAAGTCCGATGTCGAGGAGGATTTCCGGCTGCGGATCGAGCTGATGGCGAAGATGGCGCGCCTGGCCGCCGACCACGGCGTCATCCTGTGCGCCAAGGCCCACGTCAAGCAGTCCATCTACAGCACCCCGACCACGCTGCGCGCGATGGCGGAGATAGACTCGCCAGGGTTCGGCATAGACATGGACCCCAGCCATATCTACCGCGCCGGCGAGGACCCCGTGGAGGCGCTGCGCCAGGTAGTGACTCGCATTCGTCACGTGCACATCCGCGACTGCCCCGATCGCGGGCCCAAGCCGGGCGCGCCGGAGCTGCAAGCCTGCGGCCGCGGAGAGATTGACCTTGCGGGCTACGTCAAGGTGCTGGTGGACGCGCGCTACACGGGGCCGGTTGACCTCGAGATCATCGGCGCGGGCGAGTACGAGTTGGCGCGCTGCGCCATCATCGCCGCGGAAAGTCGCGGGTACCTGAACGCGTGCTTCCGGGCATGCGGGCCGCGGCGCGTTTGA